The following are from one region of the Gloeomargarita lithophora Alchichica-D10 genome:
- a CDS encoding DEAD/DEAH box helicase family protein, translated as MYKLRFTRSAISGIQRYPDVIEAISRFCEGHFGEHKALKGGDKLLRTRQGNHRIIWTRINETTILVVKVGNRKDIYENNLGSVEQALEEMEPEELNWADLGIQVTMVENLPTYELPVNNSSLRQFFYGSYLYSPVLTDEQRKLLPNLTNFASYSQGIDSLLIQSAPGTGKTICAVLLACNLYENYEYNIILILPKNLCHDIWEYEQIKDIRAKYNNESFFVGTLEQWIESLYPELFSQIATLEEQKIALKQEAKRIHITDLNDPNENDVKLYTSFIYAIDESIKNNQERILYKQNREKIEQLSKINKTRFQANLNNKILRVDALELLSQKLIPETITPRKSTVFIVDEAQDYLLKELKLISNVMLNRWREEHQHPSLFWLLGDLNQRIQPVDFDWGDLHLNKIHSLVYNYRNSKKILEFANIFQEIAQKLTKGTKALPSASDLESGFEEGDPVKVLEVSTTYDIEKLLSKISGKTKKSEENSDRYLLKKLAEQAYVIHNRQETVNKMAQFSNINHLNVADAKGREFDGCILVLSGCNSKEYLDANNCYTAATRPRQRLLVVMTSSEIEAIGREKLGNCEFFDTSDEHLESLVTWIAQSSNAESGLKDTDVVINNIINQVPDLYFDTYSVLNFIKASDEQIHEVESTLISKLKKCDVNSLESQLKELESLRDIGDRVGLRCLILRALDRSWDAVTEAFCIKADDPQKYHRLLNAISTELESKGLPYEAARIRAKVHRKLPNEYPFSEKFPTDDHSPLVAILCKLAVNRIKSEV; from the coding sequence ATGTATAAACTAAGGTTCACCCGCTCGGCCATCTCAGGAATACAGCGTTACCCTGATGTAATTGAGGCGATTAGTCGTTTCTGCGAGGGTCATTTTGGGGAACATAAAGCACTGAAAGGTGGTGATAAATTATTGCGTACACGTCAAGGTAATCATAGGATTATTTGGACAAGAATTAATGAAACGACTATTCTTGTTGTCAAAGTAGGTAACCGAAAAGACATTTATGAAAATAATTTAGGCTCTGTGGAGCAAGCCCTTGAGGAGATGGAGCCGGAGGAGTTAAATTGGGCTGACTTGGGCATTCAGGTTACAATGGTTGAAAATTTACCAACCTATGAGTTACCTGTAAATAATAGTTCCTTACGTCAGTTTTTCTATGGTAGCTATCTTTATTCACCAGTTTTAACGGATGAACAACGAAAATTATTACCTAATTTAACCAACTTCGCATCATACTCACAGGGAATTGACAGTTTACTGATTCAAAGTGCCCCCGGAACAGGCAAAACAATTTGTGCTGTATTATTAGCCTGCAATCTCTACGAAAACTATGAATACAATATCATTTTGATTTTACCTAAAAATCTGTGTCACGATATTTGGGAATATGAGCAGATCAAAGATATTAGAGCAAAATACAACAATGAAAGCTTCTTTGTTGGTACTTTAGAGCAATGGATCGAAAGTTTATACCCGGAACTCTTTTCTCAAATTGCCACTCTCGAAGAACAAAAAATTGCCTTAAAACAAGAAGCCAAAAGAATTCATATTACTGATCTAAACGATCCAAACGAAAATGACGTAAAGCTATACACAAGTTTTATTTATGCAATTGATGAGAGTATCAAAAATAATCAAGAACGAATTCTTTATAAACAAAATCGTGAAAAGATAGAACAGCTTAGCAAGATAAATAAAACAAGATTTCAAGCAAATCTAAATAACAAAATCCTGCGAGTGGATGCTCTAGAACTATTAAGCCAAAAACTAATTCCAGAAACGATAACACCAAGAAAGTCAACGGTATTTATCGTAGACGAGGCGCAGGATTATCTCCTCAAAGAGCTTAAACTTATTAGCAATGTAATGCTAAATCGATGGCGAGAAGAGCATCAACACCCTAGCTTGTTTTGGTTATTGGGAGACTTAAATCAGCGGATTCAACCTGTAGATTTTGATTGGGGTGATTTGCATCTTAATAAGATACATTCTCTAGTTTACAACTATCGAAATAGCAAAAAAATACTTGAATTTGCGAATATTTTCCAGGAAATTGCACAGAAATTAACTAAAGGAACAAAGGCACTGCCATCCGCTTCTGATCTTGAAAGTGGGTTTGAGGAAGGAGATCCAGTCAAAGTATTAGAAGTTTCTACCACCTACGATATAGAAAAACTCTTGAGTAAAATTAGTGGAAAAACCAAAAAATCAGAGGAAAACTCAGATCGATATCTATTAAAAAAGTTAGCTGAACAGGCGTATGTAATTCATAATAGACAAGAAACTGTAAATAAAATGGCGCAATTCTCAAACATCAACCACTTGAATGTTGCAGATGCAAAAGGGCGAGAATTTGATGGATGTATTCTAGTGCTTTCTGGTTGTAATAGCAAAGAATACTTAGATGCTAACAATTGTTACACTGCGGCTACTCGACCGAGACAGCGGCTTTTGGTTGTTATGACATCCAGTGAAATAGAAGCAATTGGTCGGGAAAAATTAGGTAACTGTGAATTTTTTGATACCTCTGATGAACATCTGGAGAGTTTAGTGACTTGGATTGCTCAATCATCTAATGCTGAGAGTGGCCTCAAGGATACTGATGTAGTCATAAATAATATAATCAATCAAGTGCCAGATTTATACTTTGATACCTACTCGGTTCTAAATTTCATCAAAGCTAGTGATGAACAAATACATGAGGTTGAGTCAACTCTGATCTCAAAACTCAAAAAGTGTGATGTAAACTCCCTAGAAAGTCAACTTAAAGAGCTGGAGTCACTGAGAGATATTGGTGACCGTGTAGGATTGCGCTGTTTAATACTAAGAGCCTTAGACCGTTCGTGGGATGCTGTTACCGAAGCATTCTGTATCAAAGCCGACGATCCCCAAAAGTATCATCGGCTACTCAATGCCATCTCTACTGAATTAGAGTCTAAGGGATTGCCCTACGAGGCTGCTCGCATCCGAGCTAAGGTTCATCGAAAACTCCCCAACGAGTACCCTTTTTCAGAGAAATTTCCCACGGATGACCATTCCCCCTTAGTGGCCATCTTGTGTAAGCTAGCAGTTAATAGGATTAAAAGTGAGGTCTAA
- the murG gene encoding undecaprenyldiphospho-muramoylpentapeptide beta-N-acetylglucosaminyltransferase, which translates to MPKLLIAASGTGGHLFPALAVAQALPDWPIEWLGVPERLENQLVPQATYPLHRVRLSGLPGGLNGRTLKVLAELLVATWQVRRLLQSGGFDRVFTTGGYIAAPAILAARSLGIPVVLHESNALPGKVTRWLGRWCAVVALGFAAAQVHLPKLKTLVVGTPVRPDFQQILATAGNEIPHTAFVLLITGGSQGAVSLNRVVRACVPAWLERGWWVVHQTGDQDPECGKFSHPQYIERAFFPDMAAWMGRANLVIARAGAGTLSELTLLHKPAILIPYPWAAENHQQYNADIFARQGAAVVMPQADLTAAVLDTLLTELAAHPERLAQMGQAMSALAVPDSAQRVAGVLTQLQVKL; encoded by the coding sequence GGTGGCGCAGGCATTACCGGATTGGCCGATTGAGTGGCTGGGGGTGCCGGAGCGGTTGGAAAATCAACTGGTGCCGCAAGCTACTTATCCCCTGCATCGGGTGCGGTTGTCCGGTTTGCCGGGGGGGCTGAATGGCCGCACGCTGAAAGTGTTGGCGGAATTGCTGGTGGCCACCTGGCAGGTACGCCGGTTATTGCAATCCGGGGGCTTTGACCGGGTATTTACCACCGGCGGATATATTGCCGCCCCGGCGATTTTGGCCGCCCGTTCCCTGGGCATACCCGTGGTTTTGCACGAATCCAATGCCCTCCCCGGCAAAGTCACCCGCTGGTTGGGGCGCTGGTGTGCGGTGGTGGCCTTGGGATTTGCGGCAGCGCAAGTCCATTTACCCAAACTGAAAACCCTGGTGGTGGGTACGCCGGTGCGCCCGGATTTTCAGCAAATTCTCGCCACCGCTGGGAACGAAATTCCCCATACTGCGTTTGTATTGCTAATCACCGGGGGTAGCCAAGGGGCGGTGAGTTTGAACCGCGTGGTGCGCGCCTGCGTCCCGGCCTGGTTGGAGCGGGGGTGGTGGGTGGTGCATCAAACCGGTGACCAGGACCCGGAGTGCGGGAAATTCAGCCATCCGCAGTACATCGAGCGGGCATTTTTCCCCGATATGGCCGCTTGGATGGGGCGGGCAAATTTAGTAATAGCACGGGCGGGGGCGGGCACATTAAGCGAGCTAACTTTACTGCACAAACCAGCGATTTTGATTCCCTACCCCTGGGCGGCGGAAAATCACCAGCAGTACAATGCAGATATATTTGCCAGACAGGGGGCGGCGGTGGTCATGCCACAGGCGGATTTAACGGCGGCGGTTCTAGATACTTTGCTCACGGAATTGGCCGCACACCCGGAACGCTTGGCGCAGATGGGGCAAGCCATGTCCGCCTTGGCGGTGCCGGACAGTGCCCAACGGGTGGCCGGGGTGTTGACACAGTTACAAGTTAAGCTCTAA